Sequence from the Clostridium saccharobutylicum DSM 13864 genome:
GAAACAAGTAAAATAATTTCAAGTACTTTAGATAAGTTGGATACTATTGACCAAAAACTAGGAATAGCCATTGATAAAATCGATGAAGAGATAAAAAAATTAGATAATGGTGAAAAGTTAGATATTCCAATGCTTAAAGATATAAAAGATTTATTAGATGAAGTTCATAAATTAGTTTCAGATACAATTGATAGTTATGATTCTGAGATTGTGCCAGGTGTTGATTCAGCATTTAATTCAGTTAGAGAGATTATTGATAATGGATTGAGCTTGGTGAAAGAAAGCAGAGATTCATTGCCACAGATAGAAAATTCATTAAGTTCATTTCAAGACGCATCAGATTTATCAAATGATGAACTTAAAAAATTAAAAGATAAATTTCCAGATATGAAGGAAAAAATTCATGATTTATCTAGCAAACTTAAGGAAATGGATAATAACAATGATTTAGATGATGCAATAGATATGTTAACTAATGATTGGAATTCACAAAGTGCGTTTATGGCAAGTCCTGTTGAAATTGATGATAACAGATTATTTCCATGGCCTAATTATGGATCATCAAGTGCACCATTCTATATAGTATTGTGCTTATGGGTTGGTGGTTTAATAGGATCAGCTTTGTTATCATTGCATGTACAGGAATTTGAAGAAGGAACAAAAATTAGACCATATCAAGTGTATTTAGGAAAGCTTTTATTGTTTTATACAATAGGAATATTACAAGCACTAGTTGCGAGTTTGGGTGCACTATTTATATTAAAAGCTTATGCAGTTCATTCAATAATTTTCGTTTTATATTCAATATTTGTGAGTCTTGTTTTCATAACAATGATTTATACAGCAGCCAGTTTATTGGATGATGTAGGTAAAGCGGTTATTGTATTTATTTTAGTACTTCAACTTGCAGGATCCAGTGGAAATTTTCCTATTGAAGTTACTCCATCAATCTTCCACAAAATATATCCATATCTGCCTTTTACATATGCAACAAATGGAATGAGGCAGGTTATGGCAGGAATAGTATATCCAATATTGTTTAAAGATTTGTATATATTAGGTGGTTGCATGGGAGTATCGTTAATACTTGGAATATTATTTAAAGGTATAATGAATAAAGGTGCTGAACCAATAATGAAGAAATTGTTTCAAAGTGAAATATTACGTCATTAGATTTATATACAATTAAAAAATAATAGACTAGAATGATTGTTATTTCGCATCATACTTCGGTGGTAAATTTTATGATATGACCAGAATTTACTTCGTTGTGTGACATGAAATATGAATTCATTTTTGGTCTGTTATTTTTTATGTGTATTGATATATATAAGTTGGAAATCTAAAATAGGTGAGGTTTAAAAATAAATTTCAGAGAAATATGTTGATTTTTATAGTATAAAGCAATCAGTATATTATGCTAAGTTGGTATTTTTAGATAGCCCTATTTATTTTATTAGAATATACTTATCTGGTATACATATTAAGTAAAATAAAGTAATATATAAATATAATTATTAATTTTAGGAAGTAATTTTTATGAAATAGGGGATAAAATGAAGAAAAATAGTAAAATATTAAATATATTGTTATTAGATAAATATAGGATTATATATATATACATAACTAGTATATTATCTTATTTTATATTAAATCTTATACTTAATGGACAAAAATTAAATTTTGCATTAATATTTAGAGCTTACTATATAGTTATGAGCATTGCTTTATTTATTTTGTTAAATCACATTAAAAAGTATACTGAACAATATGTTTCTAAGATAATATGGGCATTTTTTTCTTTGATGATTATGATATCATCAATAGGGTTTATGAAAAATATTAATAGTGGGAATATTTTTAGTGATTATATAAGATACATAGATTTAAGTAGTGAAACTATATTATTACTTGAGACACTTACATGTTATTCATTAGGGGAATACATATATAGTAAAAAAAAGATTAGTAGAATGCCATATTTAATATTTAGTGTGATTACTATAAGTTTAATATTGATTAAATATGATAAGACATTATTTGATTTTATAAGAATATTTTATTGGATTATTGAGATACCATTATTTTTGAAAATATTTATAAATACAATGTTCTCAAAAAAATTAGAGCAAAACGAAATAGATATTGTTAAAGCCTATATGTTTTCAACTATATTAATTATTATTATAGAGATATACGGATATTATAGTTACAACAAGGTTGCAATTAATATTTTAGTTGAAATTATACATTTAATAAATTTTAGAATAGTTTTCAATTTTATTGTAATTAATTTTATAAGAGATCCTTATAAAGAATTATCTAAATCATTAAGTGAAGAAAACCGAGAGCTGGACAAGCTAAATCATAGAATAGTAATAAAGAACAGGCAATTAGAAAATTCGATAAATGTATTAAAAAGCAAGGAATGTTTATACTCAACATTTTTTAGATTTATGCCTCATCCTATTATAATTTTAAATTCAGAAAATAATAGAATTATATTTGTGAATGAACAGTTTCTAAAATTTGCAGATATCAATGAAGCAAGAGGAATTATAAATAAAAAAATAAATAAGTATATAGAGTTTATGCCAAGTGATATTAAAAATAAGGATTATAATGCAATATTTCGTATAGGAAATAAAAAGAAATTCATCGAAAGTAAATTTCTGGCGAATTATTCAGATGAAACTAAAAAATTAATATTAATAAAAGATAATACATCAAAGGTTCAAACTGATGAGATAAGAAAAGAGATAGAAAATAAGAAAAATGAAGAGCGCATGAGAACTCAATTCTTATCAAGTATAAGTCATGACTTAAAAACACCGATAAATGTGATTTATTCAGCTGCTCAAGTAGAAAAGATATATATTGAAAAAGGTAATTTAGACGCATTAAAAAAATACAATGCGATATCTAAGCAAAATTGTATTTCTTTAATTAAATTAACTAACAATCTAATAGATAATTCAAGAATAAATTCAAATTATTTAGTTCCTAGATTGGAGAAAGTTAATATTGTGGATATGATTGAAGAAAAGGTAATGTCATTAGTTGATTATGTGAAATGGAATGATATTGATTTGATTTTTGATACTAACGTGGAAGAATGCTATTTAGATATTGATAAAGAATTTATGGATAGAATTATTTTAAATTTAGTATCTAATGCAGTAAAGTTTACACAAACCAATGGTAAGATATATGTAATAATAACTGAAGAGGAAAATGATGTTAAGATATCGATAAAAGATAATGGTAGTGGAATGGACCAAAAATTTATAGATAAAGCATTTAATAGATATGCAGTTGGACAAAATTCTGTTAGGGATGTTAAAAGTGGTACTGGAATTGGGTTATTTGTTGTTAAGCAGTTAGTTGAATTACAAGATGGAATTATATATATACAAAAAAACTTAGATAGAGGAACAAATGTAACAATGGAATTTAAAAAGATGAAGGAGAATATGTATGAATAATATTAAAAATCTTGTATGGTTAAATAAAATACATAATAAAGTAAAGATTAATAATATTATAGAAGTTGAATTCATACTAATGGTTTTCATAGGAATATATTTTATTGTTACAGAAGACTTGGAATTTTATACATTGATTAATAACTTGACTCAAGCGGCAATAATAGGGACTTTTGTTTATGTGAATATAATACAAAGTAAGTTTGTTGAAAGAACTTTTATGAAAAATTTTAATATAGTATATGTAATTTCAACTAGTTTGATTCTTTTGAATATATTCGAAATTGTAGTTTTAAATAGAGGAACGTCTATTTACTATATATTACTTTTATATAGTGGAAAAGTT
This genomic interval carries:
- a CDS encoding YhgE/Pip domain-containing protein, which gives rise to MKNIFRIYKRDIKKICTNWAAAVMIVILIIIPSLYSLINIKASWDPYANTNGIKIAVVNEDKGTVFKDEDINIGKELIENLQDNNKLGWEFVDKQTAENGLKLEKYYATIEIPEDFSEDVTTVVDKQVIKPKLIYTVNEKKNAIAPKLTDAGIKTLKNQLDENIVKTVSGIIFKICNESGIELQNNKPDIRQAVDNVYDLEKNMPELEELLDSSIDGTTELKNLLVKVDEMIPTVSDTIDSTDDFLQNSKEYLDKAQSDLSDISPIVKEDLVTSENLLDTSSAAVGNLDNNILPESAKKTLLVASDSAKATQATVKETRNKLKSIQEFINKVSNIEIPNPIINKNLQGLEEIQKLQDNVKQQVNSLKSMQDSLKETSKIISSTLDKLDTIDQKLGIAIDKIDEEIKKLDNGEKLDIPMLKDIKDLLDEVHKLVSDTIDSYDSEIVPGVDSAFNSVREIIDNGLSLVKESRDSLPQIENSLSSFQDASDLSNDELKKLKDKFPDMKEKIHDLSSKLKEMDNNNDLDDAIDMLTNDWNSQSAFMASPVEIDDNRLFPWPNYGSSSAPFYIVLCLWVGGLIGSALLSLHVQEFEEGTKIRPYQVYLGKLLLFYTIGILQALVASLGALFILKAYAVHSIIFVLYSIFVSLVFITMIYTAASLLDDVGKAVIVFILVLQLAGSSGNFPIEVTPSIFHKIYPYLPFTYATNGMRQVMAGIVYPILFKDLYILGGCMGVSLILGILFKGIMNKGAEPIMKKLFQSEILRH
- a CDS encoding sensor histidine kinase, coding for MKKNSKILNILLLDKYRIIYIYITSILSYFILNLILNGQKLNFALIFRAYYIVMSIALFILLNHIKKYTEQYVSKIIWAFFSLMIMISSIGFMKNINSGNIFSDYIRYIDLSSETILLLETLTCYSLGEYIYSKKKISRMPYLIFSVITISLILIKYDKTLFDFIRIFYWIIEIPLFLKIFINTMFSKKLEQNEIDIVKAYMFSTILIIIIEIYGYYSYNKVAINILVEIIHLINFRIVFNFIVINFIRDPYKELSKSLSEENRELDKLNHRIVIKNRQLENSINVLKSKECLYSTFFRFMPHPIIILNSENNRIIFVNEQFLKFADINEARGIINKKINKYIEFMPSDIKNKDYNAIFRIGNKKKFIESKFLANYSDETKKLILIKDNTSKVQTDEIRKEIENKKNEERMRTQFLSSISHDLKTPINVIYSAAQVEKIYIEKGNLDALKKYNAISKQNCISLIKLTNNLIDNSRINSNYLVPRLEKVNIVDMIEEKVMSLVDYVKWNDIDLIFDTNVEECYLDIDKEFMDRIILNLVSNAVKFTQTNGKIYVIITEEENDVKISIKDNGSGMDQKFIDKAFNRYAVGQNSVRDVKSGTGIGLFVVKQLVELQDGIIYIQKNLDRGTNVTMEFKKMKENMYE